The following are from one region of the Halosolutus amylolyticus genome:
- the secY gene encoding preprotein translocase subunit SecY, translating into MGWKEAAEPVLTRMPAVRRPEGHVPFKRKLAWTAGILMLYFFLTNISLLGLSGQGTDLFGEFRAILAGEFGSILQVGIGPIVTASIVLQLLGGANLLGLDTDDPRDQVLYQGLQKLLVIIMTALTALPMVFAGGFLPAQTSLSLGGFTFDQTQVQILMFAQIFVGGILILYMDEVVSKWGVGSGIGLFIIAGVSQRLVTGLIQPAEGGFFYDWYRILTGQVEVGSIVAGDGLYTILLQDGHIIALLTTLLIFGIVVYAESVRVEIPLSHARVKGARGRFPVKLIYASVLPMILVRALQANIQFMGQIINSQWGMPAWLGTYNNQGQPVDGFFYYLAPIYSPSDWMWFTGELSQEAWQVMIRVGIDMTFMVIGGAIFAIFWVETTDMGPEATAKQIQNSGMQIPGFRQNVGVIEKVMERYIPQVTVIGGALVGLLAVWANMLGTIGAVSGTGLLLAVSITYKLYEEIAEEQLMEMHPMMRQMFGKE; encoded by the coding sequence ATGGGATGGAAGGAAGCCGCTGAACCGGTCCTGACACGGATGCCCGCAGTCCGCCGTCCGGAGGGGCACGTCCCCTTCAAGCGAAAGCTGGCGTGGACGGCCGGCATCCTGATGTTGTACTTTTTCCTGACCAACATCTCCCTGCTCGGGCTCTCCGGCCAGGGGACTGACCTCTTCGGCGAATTCCGTGCGATTCTCGCCGGCGAGTTCGGGTCGATACTGCAGGTCGGCATCGGACCGATCGTCACCGCCAGCATCGTCTTGCAGCTGCTGGGTGGGGCGAACCTGCTCGGACTCGACACGGACGATCCGCGCGATCAGGTCCTCTATCAGGGCCTCCAGAAGTTGCTCGTCATCATCATGACCGCGCTGACCGCGCTCCCGATGGTGTTCGCCGGCGGCTTCCTGCCTGCCCAGACGTCACTGTCCCTCGGCGGGTTCACCTTCGACCAGACGCAGGTCCAGATCCTGATGTTCGCCCAGATCTTCGTGGGCGGGATCCTCATCCTCTACATGGACGAGGTCGTCAGCAAGTGGGGCGTCGGCAGCGGGATCGGCCTGTTCATCATCGCCGGCGTCAGCCAGCGACTCGTCACCGGGTTGATCCAGCCGGCAGAAGGCGGGTTCTTCTACGACTGGTACCGGATCCTGACCGGCCAGGTCGAGGTCGGATCGATCGTGGCCGGTGACGGACTGTACACGATCCTGCTCCAGGACGGCCACATCATCGCGTTACTGACGACGCTGCTGATCTTCGGGATCGTCGTCTACGCGGAGTCCGTCCGTGTCGAGATCCCGCTCAGTCACGCCCGCGTCAAGGGTGCTCGCGGACGCTTCCCCGTGAAGCTCATCTACGCGAGCGTCCTGCCGATGATCCTCGTCCGGGCGCTCCAGGCCAACATCCAGTTCATGGGCCAGATCATCAACAGCCAGTGGGGCATGCCCGCGTGGCTGGGGACGTACAACAACCAGGGCCAACCTGTCGACGGGTTCTTCTACTACCTCGCACCCATCTACTCGCCGAGCGACTGGATGTGGTTTACCGGAGAACTCAGTCAGGAAGCGTGGCAGGTCATGATCCGCGTCGGCATCGACATGACGTTCATGGTCATCGGCGGCGCGATCTTCGCCATCTTCTGGGTCGAAACCACGGACATGGGTCCGGAGGCGACGGCCAAGCAGATCCAGAACTCCGGGATGCAGATCCCCGGCTTCCGACAGAACGTCGGCGTCATCGAGAAGGTCATGGAGCGGTACATCCCGCAGGTGACCGTCATCGGCGGCGCGCTCGTCGGCCTGCTCGCCGTCTGGGCGAACATGCTCGGCACGATCGGTGCCGTCTCCGGGACCGGGCTGCTCCTCGCCGTCTCCATCACGTACAAGCTGTACGAGGAGATCGCAGAGGAACAGCTCATGGAGATGCATCCGATGATGCGCCAGATGTTCGGCAAGGAGTAG
- a CDS encoding glycoside hydrolase family 68 protein, with translation MTHRMERDGRTRSPPRWTRSQAAGIERSDETVAPIVYPPEEDVAPDLHCWDTWLLRSRDGSIAEIDGYRVVFSLTAPADLLPGTRHDVATIRYFYSADGRNWTCGGRVFPEGTAFGSRQWAGSALYDDDRLYLFYTAAGSRGETELSYTQRIAVGTGGTITADEDGVSIAGPFEHEILLEPDGEHYEREDQSRGMIYTFRDPWFFEDPASGETCLLFEANTPIPDPEDEDRFDADPAALAYNGSVGIAVSRSGDPTEWTLEPPILEGVGTNQELERPHVVVRDDGYHLFVSSHEHTFAPGIAGYDALYGFVADSLRGEYAPLNESGLVVTNPASAPFQTYSWLAYPHREEILVSSFFNYYDLQGLSLDDVAHLPPAEQQRRFGGTLAPTLRLTAENASTRILGTLEHGHLPIADEELPPLLSAFADDGSGAESGARYGDGPVSR, from the coding sequence ATGACACACCGGATGGAACGCGACGGACGGACGCGGTCTCCGCCGCGGTGGACGCGATCGCAGGCCGCAGGGATCGAACGCAGCGACGAGACTGTGGCGCCGATCGTCTATCCCCCCGAGGAAGACGTCGCTCCCGATCTGCACTGCTGGGACACGTGGTTGCTCCGGTCCCGCGACGGTTCGATCGCCGAAATCGACGGCTATCGCGTCGTCTTCTCGCTGACGGCACCCGCAGATCTGTTGCCGGGGACGCGTCACGACGTGGCGACGATCCGGTACTTCTACTCGGCGGACGGGCGCAACTGGACCTGCGGCGGACGGGTCTTCCCGGAGGGGACCGCCTTCGGCTCCCGCCAGTGGGCCGGTTCGGCGCTCTACGACGACGATCGGCTCTACCTGTTCTACACGGCGGCCGGGTCGCGTGGCGAGACCGAACTGAGCTACACGCAACGCATCGCGGTCGGTACCGGCGGCACGATCACTGCCGACGAGGACGGCGTCTCGATCGCGGGCCCGTTCGAGCACGAGATCTTGCTCGAACCGGACGGCGAGCACTACGAGCGCGAGGACCAGTCCCGGGGGATGATCTACACCTTCCGGGATCCGTGGTTCTTCGAGGACCCGGCGAGCGGCGAGACGTGCCTGCTGTTCGAGGCCAACACGCCGATTCCGGACCCCGAGGACGAGGACCGCTTCGACGCCGACCCGGCCGCGCTCGCGTACAACGGCAGCGTCGGCATCGCCGTCTCCCGGTCCGGCGATCCGACCGAGTGGACGCTGGAACCGCCGATACTCGAGGGCGTGGGCACGAACCAGGAACTCGAACGGCCACACGTGGTCGTCCGGGACGACGGCTACCACCTGTTCGTCTCGAGCCACGAACACACGTTCGCACCCGGGATCGCGGGATACGACGCGCTGTACGGGTTCGTCGCCGACTCGCTTCGCGGCGAGTACGCGCCCCTGAACGAGTCGGGGCTCGTCGTCACCAATCCGGCGAGTGCGCCGTTCCAGACCTACTCGTGGCTCGCGTATCCACATCGCGAGGAGATACTCGTCAGCAGTTTCTTCAACTACTACGACCTGCAGGGGCTCTCGCTGGACGACGTGGCCCACCTCCCGCCGGCGGAACAGCAGCGGCGCTTCGGCGGGACGCTGGCACCGACCCTTCGACTGACGGCCGAGAACGCGTCGACGCGGATCCTCGGGACGCTCGAGCACGGCCACCTGCCGATCGCCGACGAGGAGTTGCCGCCGCTGCTCTCGGCGTTCGCGGACGACGGCTCCGGGGCCGAATCGGGAGCCCGCTACGGCGACGGGCCGGTAAGTCGCTGA
- a CDS encoding GH32 C-terminal domain-containing protein, whose product MSTSVAPVGFLVDGELSAEQRAALDWCADAGLDARTISLADVAAGTDSLDTYDALWWHRTEPIESIAELSDCREPIEAHLRAGGGLLLSLRALEAVTALGIDPVSPDVSLVEDSTSTSGLLVKALYDDHPAFDGVDGLRVPTRSGDGSQPSARYESVLPERGEVLASTLRADHDAPSEVALVGWQVGDGDVAGLGTALRFDGETTEEAAQNRTRLVENLLGVLGTADERLVDGRPKDADALSRRRAALADDHHRPQYHLSPPANWLNDPNGMIQWDGQYHAFYQYNPGGPSHGTIHWGHAVSDDLVTWEDRPVALTPSPDGPDRHGCWSGCAVDVDGTPTILYTGGRGDLQLPCLGTAVDDDLSGWEKSPENPVVDTLPEEPPLRSTEHWRAEFRDHSVWQAADGTWHHLIGSGIEDGGGTALLYTSADDDLTDWEYRGPILVGDPERDGAMWECPELLDLGDRQLLHVSNYEEVRYYLGTYDADEGRFEVDRTGLLDHGSFYAPQSLRDDEGRWLTWGWVKEERNASAQWDAGWSGTLSLPRHVDLDADGRLRQRPAPELTALREAHVHGETTRLVDDQRSLPVSGHALELRAEIRLDDVEEFGFVVRESPDNEEETLIRYTRDSTVVVDRAGSSLDPRASTDPVSMPVTPIDDSLSLRLFVDGSVLELFANDRHCLTTRIYPTREDSDGVSMYAAGGTATIEELDVWELGSAWAE is encoded by the coding sequence ATGAGTACATCCGTTGCCCCTGTCGGATTCCTGGTCGATGGGGAGCTGTCGGCCGAACAGCGAGCAGCACTCGACTGGTGTGCGGACGCGGGACTCGACGCCCGGACGATTTCGCTCGCCGACGTCGCCGCTGGAACCGACTCGCTCGACACCTACGACGCCCTCTGGTGGCACCGGACGGAGCCGATCGAGTCGATCGCCGAACTGTCGGACTGCCGGGAGCCGATCGAGGCCCACCTGCGCGCCGGCGGCGGCCTGTTGCTCTCGCTGCGTGCGCTCGAGGCCGTTACGGCCCTCGGGATCGATCCCGTTTCGCCGGACGTCTCGCTCGTCGAGGATTCCACGTCGACGAGCGGCCTCCTCGTGAAGGCGCTGTACGACGATCATCCGGCGTTCGACGGGGTGGACGGGCTACGGGTCCCGACGCGATCGGGCGACGGCTCACAGCCGTCCGCACGGTACGAGTCGGTCCTGCCCGAGCGTGGCGAGGTGCTCGCGAGCACCCTGCGAGCGGACCACGACGCCCCCAGCGAGGTCGCACTCGTGGGCTGGCAGGTCGGTGACGGCGACGTCGCCGGGCTCGGGACGGCACTGCGGTTCGACGGGGAGACGACCGAGGAGGCGGCACAGAATCGGACGCGACTCGTCGAGAACCTCCTCGGCGTTCTCGGCACCGCTGACGAACGGCTCGTCGACGGACGGCCGAAAGACGCGGACGCCCTCTCCCGTCGTCGGGCCGCGCTGGCCGACGATCACCACCGTCCGCAGTATCACCTCTCGCCGCCGGCGAACTGGCTCAACGATCCCAACGGGATGATCCAGTGGGACGGCCAGTATCACGCGTTCTACCAGTACAACCCCGGCGGACCGTCCCACGGGACGATCCACTGGGGCCACGCCGTCAGCGACGACCTCGTCACCTGGGAGGACCGGCCCGTGGCTCTCACCCCGTCGCCCGACGGCCCCGATCGGCACGGCTGCTGGTCCGGCTGTGCCGTCGACGTCGACGGGACGCCGACGATCCTCTACACCGGCGGACGGGGCGACCTGCAGTTGCCGTGTCTCGGCACGGCCGTCGACGACGACCTCTCGGGGTGGGAGAAATCGCCCGAGAACCCCGTCGTCGACACCCTCCCCGAGGAGCCGCCGTTGCGATCGACCGAGCACTGGCGCGCGGAGTTTCGCGACCACAGCGTCTGGCAGGCCGCGGACGGCACCTGGCACCACCTGATCGGCTCCGGAATCGAGGACGGTGGCGGGACGGCGCTCCTGTACACGAGCGCGGACGACGACCTGACCGACTGGGAGTACCGGGGTCCGATCCTCGTCGGCGACCCCGAACGCGACGGGGCAATGTGGGAGTGTCCCGAACTGCTCGACCTCGGCGATCGGCAGCTGCTTCACGTCTCGAACTACGAGGAGGTCCGCTACTACCTCGGTACGTACGACGCCGACGAGGGGCGGTTCGAGGTCGATCGAACCGGCCTGCTCGATCACGGCAGCTTCTACGCGCCACAGTCCCTGCGCGACGACGAGGGGCGATGGCTGACGTGGGGCTGGGTGAAAGAAGAGCGGAACGCGAGCGCCCAGTGGGACGCCGGCTGGTCGGGCACGCTGTCGCTTCCGCGTCACGTCGACCTCGACGCCGACGGACGCCTCCGCCAGCGACCGGCCCCCGAACTGACGGCCCTTCGCGAGGCACACGTCCACGGTGAAACGACGAGGCTCGTCGACGACCAGCGATCGCTCCCCGTTTCGGGGCACGCACTCGAACTCCGCGCGGAGATCCGGCTCGACGACGTCGAGGAATTCGGGTTCGTCGTTCGCGAGTCCCCCGACAACGAGGAGGAGACCCTGATCAGGTACACGCGAGACAGTACCGTCGTGGTCGATCGAGCGGGGTCGAGCCTGGACCCGCGTGCCTCGACCGACCCGGTGTCGATGCCCGTCACGCCGATCGACGACTCGCTCTCGCTCCGCCTGTTCGTCGACGGGTCGGTCCTCGAACTCTTCGCGAACGATCGCCACTGCCTGACGACCCGGATCTATCCGACTCGCGAGGACAGCGATGGCGTGTCGATGTACGCGGCGGGCGGAACGGCCACCATCGAGGAACTGGACGTCTGGGAACTCGGGAGCGCCTGGGCAGAGTGA
- a CDS encoding cytochrome C oxidase subunit IV family protein — protein sequence MAGLRTYALIYVALVVLATGKFVFFELDQIFTYQMAIAGTVVLAIIKSGLIAGYYQHLIEEPRSITYLMATALFMVFLLTLAAGYSIQ from the coding sequence ATGGCTGGCCTTCGCACGTACGCACTCATCTACGTCGCACTGGTGGTGTTGGCTACGGGGAAGTTCGTCTTCTTCGAACTCGACCAGATCTTCACGTATCAGATGGCGATCGCCGGGACGGTCGTCCTCGCCATCATCAAGTCGGGCCTGATCGCGGGCTACTACCAGCACCTCATCGAGGAGCCCCGTTCGATCACCTACCTGATGGCGACGGCCCTGTTCATGGTCTTCCTGCTGACGCTCGCGGCGGGCTACTCCATCCAGTAA
- a CDS encoding DUF7410 domain-containing protein: MNASQVTDVESVAAVDRVTDVEYDVPTDETPEHTCPYCDRPFRSERYLTFHVGSAHAEACSDSERELFDEARDDEQYDLFTFHVKAAVSVFMLYFMFTFIYALVWAG, from the coding sequence ATGAACGCGTCACAGGTCACTGACGTCGAATCGGTGGCCGCGGTCGATCGGGTGACCGACGTCGAGTACGACGTCCCGACGGACGAGACGCCCGAACACACCTGTCCCTACTGCGATCGCCCCTTCCGATCGGAACGGTACCTGACCTTCCACGTCGGGAGCGCCCACGCCGAGGCGTGCTCCGACTCGGAACGGGAACTGTTCGACGAGGCCCGCGACGACGAGCAGTACGATCTGTTCACCTTCCACGTCAAGGCGGCCGTGAGCGTCTTCATGCTGTACTTCATGTTCACGTTCATCTACGCGCTCGTGTGGGCCGGCTGA
- a CDS encoding S8 family serine peptidase: protein MTARAPLSDPLPDSRNRGRVVLVVSLLLATALAGLPIAGGVAIDDAAGPSTDASIQTGDGTGGVVDEGLSDDGSIEVVVRLEDPDIPASLSGSEAESKLESHANETQGPLLAHAETTAGVTVEEELWLTNAVVLTVDTDRADLEPIAALDAVERVHENFAVSIPERQSATNASPAGGPGSGTTTGRTWGLDYLNVPAVWETYETRGEGVRVAVLDTGVDATHPDIDLYTEDPSDPTYPGGWAEFDETGVRVPGSTPYDSDSHGTHVSGTVAGGNASGTRIGVAPGVDLLHGLVLPDTGGSFAQVVAGMEWAVANDADVASMSLGTAGKHPAFIEPVQNARDSGTIVVGAIGNDGHGTSSSPGNVDETLAVGAVAPDGTVPAFSGGERIDRSDWAVTPATWPATYVAPDVVAPGVAVTSAVPGGEYARLPGTSMATPHVTGTVALLLSVEPGATLAEIESALTDSASIPAVASDLETTVDPETRYGLGVVDARDATDALVEARGGTDPVPLGERSDADHPSEPNGTGPNTAGPIVLVAAIGFVAFLVTLALARARNR, encoded by the coding sequence ATGACCGCGCGTGCCCCGCTATCTGATCCTCTCCCCGACTCTCGAAACCGGGGTCGTGTCGTCCTCGTGGTCTCGCTCCTGCTGGCAACGGCGCTCGCGGGACTCCCGATCGCTGGCGGCGTTGCGATCGACGACGCTGCCGGTCCCAGTACCGACGCGTCGATCCAGACCGGCGATGGGACGGGCGGCGTCGTCGACGAGGGCCTGTCGGACGACGGATCGATCGAGGTCGTCGTTCGGCTCGAGGACCCCGACATTCCGGCGTCGTTGTCTGGATCCGAGGCCGAATCGAAACTCGAGAGTCACGCGAACGAGACCCAGGGTCCGCTGCTGGCACACGCAGAAACGACCGCCGGGGTCACTGTCGAGGAGGAACTCTGGCTCACCAACGCGGTCGTGCTCACGGTCGATACCGACCGTGCCGATCTCGAACCGATCGCGGCTCTCGACGCCGTCGAACGCGTCCACGAGAACTTCGCGGTGTCGATCCCGGAACGGCAGTCGGCGACGAACGCGAGTCCGGCCGGCGGACCCGGGTCCGGGACGACCACCGGGCGAACGTGGGGACTCGACTATCTGAACGTGCCCGCCGTCTGGGAGACGTACGAGACCCGGGGCGAGGGCGTTCGCGTCGCAGTCCTCGATACGGGCGTCGACGCCACCCACCCCGACATCGACCTCTACACCGAGGACCCGTCGGACCCGACCTATCCGGGTGGGTGGGCCGAGTTCGACGAAACGGGCGTCCGCGTTCCGGGTTCGACGCCGTACGATTCCGATTCCCACGGAACCCACGTGAGCGGCACCGTCGCTGGCGGGAACGCGAGCGGAACCCGGATCGGCGTCGCACCCGGAGTCGACCTGCTTCACGGACTCGTCCTGCCCGATACCGGCGGCTCGTTCGCACAGGTCGTCGCCGGCATGGAGTGGGCGGTGGCGAACGACGCCGACGTCGCCAGCATGAGTCTGGGGACGGCGGGGAAACACCCCGCCTTCATCGAGCCGGTGCAGAACGCCCGCGACAGCGGGACGATCGTCGTCGGTGCGATCGGCAACGATGGCCACGGCACGTCCAGTTCGCCAGGGAACGTCGACGAAACGCTCGCCGTTGGGGCAGTTGCGCCCGACGGGACGGTCCCCGCGTTCTCCGGTGGCGAACGGATCGATCGGTCCGACTGGGCGGTCACACCGGCCACGTGGCCGGCTACCTACGTCGCCCCCGACGTCGTCGCGCCCGGTGTGGCGGTCACGAGCGCCGTTCCCGGTGGCGAGTACGCGCGCCTGCCGGGTACGTCGATGGCGACGCCGCACGTCACCGGCACGGTCGCCCTGCTCCTGTCGGTCGAACCCGGGGCGACCCTCGCCGAGATCGAGTCTGCACTGACCGACTCCGCTTCGATCCCCGCGGTGGCGAGTGACCTCGAAACTACCGTCGATCCGGAGACACGGTACGGACTCGGGGTCGTCGACGCCAGGGATGCGACGGACGCGCTGGTCGAGGCCCGGGGTGGAACCGACCCGGTACCGCTCGGCGAGCGAAGCGACGCGGACCACCCGAGTGAACCGAACGGCACCGGTCCGAACACGGCCGGACCGATCGTCCTCGTCGCGGCGATTGGTTTCGTCGCATTCCTCGTCACACTCGCCCTCGCACGGGCCCGGAACCGGTAA
- a CDS encoding cbb3-type cytochrome c oxidase subunit I, whose translation MSDLPPMTSVKRWLVTTNHKDVGLLYLSTALFFLVFGGVMALVFRAHLWEAGGIDLLTNREYNQAVSTHGLLMVFWFLSPIATGFANYFVPLQIGAKDLAFPRLNALSYWFYLFSGLLFGVSFFQGGTWAGGWTMYAPLNVPTYTPAMEAMTGGTAAVLALTLFVMSITVGTVNFLVTIHRSRAEGLGLWNLPMFTWSWLLTVWMMLFAFAALLAALLLLSIDRVFLTQYFATDQGSSLLWAHLFWFFGHPEVYIVFFPALGIMFETFQTFCGRRLVGRKWVIIAMVLVAVQSFLVWMHHMFLTTINLEIKTLFMATTIGISLPFDLMVFALIYTMVKGRVRFTTPFLFSLGALVLFILGGITGVFLGAVVLDYEFRGTYWVVAHFHYVMVSGVTALVGGLYYWWPKISGKMYSEALGKLNFAVYFIGFNLLYFPQFLAWETPRRVFHYGEGVQIYHQLSTVGAFVFGASFLIMFATFAHSWLRGPKAPDNPWEFSRTAEWAIPSPPPLENWHDRPSYASGRLEFVDDSQAATDGGVATAETELHEEEHADHASIWPLGIGLGMGVFFLGLSGMTPYMAQFAAARGAEGITDMGEPNVIYPIILVAGLAILAVTLFNFGKEEFNVPEMAVAERWPFGGVGNTKFGIWVFLASDVVVFGAAIGAYIFARLHAGWGTWEPVPPSTEAGLINTYILLTSSFTVILALVMAERKNRKGLLGTMVATLLLGLTFLGVKAWEWSQEFAHGIYWFTELKYSLYFVTTGMHALHVILGLLVAGFMIFRIVSIDAYLEDHRPVEYFGLYWHFVDIVWVFLFPLFYLM comes from the coding sequence ATGAGTGATCTTCCACCGATGACGTCCGTCAAGCGGTGGCTCGTGACGACGAATCACAAGGACGTCGGTCTCCTCTATCTCTCGACGGCCCTGTTCTTCCTCGTCTTCGGCGGCGTCATGGCGCTCGTGTTCCGCGCACACCTGTGGGAAGCGGGCGGCATCGACCTGCTGACGAACCGCGAGTACAACCAGGCCGTGTCGACACACGGCCTCCTGATGGTCTTCTGGTTCCTCTCACCGATCGCGACCGGGTTCGCGAACTACTTCGTCCCGCTCCAGATCGGGGCGAAAGACCTCGCGTTCCCCCGGCTGAACGCCCTGAGTTACTGGTTCTACCTCTTCTCGGGCTTGCTGTTCGGGGTCTCGTTCTTCCAGGGCGGGACCTGGGCCGGCGGCTGGACGATGTACGCGCCGCTGAACGTGCCGACGTACACGCCGGCGATGGAGGCGATGACCGGCGGCACCGCGGCGGTTCTCGCGCTGACGCTGTTCGTCATGTCGATCACGGTCGGGACGGTCAACTTCCTCGTGACGATCCACCGATCGCGCGCGGAGGGCCTCGGCCTGTGGAACCTCCCGATGTTCACCTGGTCGTGGCTGCTGACCGTCTGGATGATGCTGTTCGCGTTCGCGGCACTGCTCGCCGCGTTGCTGTTGCTCTCGATCGACCGCGTCTTCCTCACGCAGTACTTCGCGACCGACCAGGGGTCGAGCCTGCTGTGGGCGCACCTGTTCTGGTTCTTCGGTCACCCAGAGGTGTACATCGTCTTCTTCCCCGCACTGGGGATCATGTTCGAGACGTTCCAGACCTTCTGTGGTCGACGTCTCGTCGGTCGGAAGTGGGTCATCATCGCGATGGTCCTCGTGGCCGTCCAGTCGTTCCTCGTCTGGATGCACCACATGTTCCTGACGACGATCAACCTCGAGATCAAGACCCTGTTCATGGCGACGACGATCGGGATCTCGCTCCCGTTCGACCTGATGGTCTTCGCGCTGATCTACACGATGGTCAAGGGTCGGGTTCGGTTCACGACCCCGTTCCTCTTTAGCCTCGGCGCACTCGTCCTGTTCATCCTGGGCGGGATCACCGGGGTCTTCCTGGGTGCCGTCGTGCTCGACTACGAGTTCCGTGGCACCTACTGGGTCGTGGCTCACTTCCACTACGTGATGGTCTCGGGCGTCACCGCGCTCGTCGGTGGCCTCTACTACTGGTGGCCGAAGATTTCCGGGAAGATGTACTCCGAGGCGCTGGGGAAACTCAACTTCGCGGTCTACTTCATCGGGTTCAACCTGCTGTACTTCCCGCAGTTCCTCGCGTGGGAGACGCCCCGCCGCGTCTTCCACTACGGTGAGGGAGTGCAGATTTACCACCAGCTGTCGACGGTCGGGGCGTTCGTCTTCGGCGCGTCGTTCCTGATCATGTTCGCGACGTTCGCCCACAGCTGGCTCCGGGGGCCGAAAGCGCCCGACAACCCGTGGGAGTTCTCGCGAACTGCCGAATGGGCGATCCCCTCGCCGCCGCCGCTCGAGAACTGGCACGATCGGCCGAGCTACGCGAGCGGTCGACTCGAGTTCGTCGACGACTCGCAGGCCGCCACGGACGGTGGCGTCGCGACGGCCGAGACGGAACTCCACGAGGAGGAACACGCTGACCACGCCAGCATCTGGCCCCTCGGAATCGGGCTCGGGATGGGCGTGTTCTTCCTCGGCCTGAGCGGTATGACCCCGTACATGGCCCAGTTCGCCGCCGCACGCGGTGCAGAGGGAATCACGGACATGGGCGAGCCCAACGTGATCTATCCGATTATTCTGGTCGCGGGACTTGCCATCCTGGCGGTCACCCTCTTTAACTTCGGCAAAGAGGAGTTCAACGTTCCCGAGATGGCCGTCGCCGAACGCTGGCCGTTCGGCGGCGTCGGAAACACCAAGTTCGGCATCTGGGTCTTCCTGGCGTCGGACGTCGTCGTCTTCGGTGCCGCGATCGGTGCGTACATCTTCGCGCGCCTCCACGCGGGCTGGGGTACCTGGGAGCCCGTGCCGCCGTCGACGGAGGCCGGGCTGATCAACACGTACATCCTGTTGACCTCCAGCTTCACGGTCATCCTCGCGCTGGTGATGGCCGAACGCAAGAATCGGAAGGGGCTGCTCGGGACGATGGTCGCGACGCTCCTGCTCGGCCTGACGTTCCTCGGTGTGAAGGCCTGGGAGTGGTCACAGGAGTTCGCCCACGGCATCTACTGGTTCACGGAGCTGAAGTACTCGCTGTACTTCGTGACCACCGGGATGCACGCGCTCCACGTGATCCTCGGACTGCTGGTCGCCGGCTTCATGATATTCCGGATCGTGTCCATCGACGCGTATCTCGAGGATCACCGGCCAGTCGAGTACTTCGGGCTCTACTGGCACTTCGTCGACATCGTGTGGGTGTTCCTGTTCCCGCTGTTCTACCTGATGTAG
- the coxB gene encoding cytochrome c oxidase subunit II: MNTIFNAVTTPIQAQTRVDVFQEIFLVFLGLGTLVGVIVVAYTLYNAYKYRDTGSASDEDVPTLGELPTGGKGGKKLFLSFGLSAIIVISLVIWTYGMLLYVEDGPGEGPGEDAVEIDVTGEGFAWFFEYENGAESISTMNVPANTPIWITTTGGDVWHTFGIPELKVKSDAIPGEEDQTWFMADEPGETYEIKCFELCGDGHTQMTGQVNVMEEEEFDQWLEEEVSEDDEDGDEENGGENGGDEDGDEENGNETETGNETTNDDADNESGGEN, encoded by the coding sequence GTGAATACGATCTTCAACGCAGTTACGACTCCGATACAGGCCCAGACGCGCGTCGACGTGTTCCAGGAGATTTTCCTCGTCTTCCTCGGACTCGGGACGCTCGTCGGCGTCATCGTCGTCGCGTATACCCTGTACAACGCGTACAAGTACCGCGATACAGGCTCGGCGAGCGACGAGGACGTGCCGACACTCGGAGAGTTACCGACTGGTGGAAAGGGCGGCAAGAAACTGTTCCTCTCGTTCGGCCTGAGTGCCATCATCGTCATTTCGCTGGTCATCTGGACGTACGGCATGCTACTGTACGTCGAGGATGGTCCAGGCGAAGGACCCGGCGAGGACGCGGTCGAGATTGATGTGACCGGGGAAGGGTTCGCGTGGTTCTTCGAGTACGAGAACGGCGCTGAGTCGATCAGTACGATGAACGTGCCGGCGAACACGCCGATCTGGATCACGACGACCGGCGGTGACGTGTGGCACACGTTCGGCATACCCGAGTTAAAGGTCAAATCCGACGCCATCCCCGGCGAGGAGGACCAGACCTGGTTCATGGCAGACGAGCCGGGCGAGACGTACGAGATCAAGTGCTTCGAACTCTGTGGCGACGGTCACACCCAGATGACCGGTCAGGTCAACGTCATGGAAGAAGAGGAGTTCGACCAGTGGCTCGAAGAGGAAGTCTCCGAAGACGACGAGGACGGCGACGAAGAGAACGGCGGTGAAAACGGAGGCGACGAAGACGGTGACGAAGAGAACGGCAACGAGACCGAAACTGGAAATGAAACGACCAACGACGACGCTGACAACGAGAGTGGAGGTGAGAACTGA
- a CDS encoding amphi-Trp domain-containing protein — protein sequence MPEEVLFKFERSMATAEIADYLRTVADKLDEGGDLTLDAGGESVTMSPPDRPTFEIKAERETPSTGGPGELSVEFELEWDEGGDGQDDGSGELTIE from the coding sequence ATGCCGGAAGAAGTACTCTTCAAATTCGAACGGTCGATGGCAACGGCAGAGATCGCCGACTACCTGCGGACAGTCGCGGACAAACTCGACGAGGGGGGCGATCTGACTCTCGACGCGGGCGGGGAGTCGGTGACGATGTCCCCACCCGATCGACCGACGTTCGAGATCAAGGCCGAACGCGAGACCCCGAGTACCGGCGGTCCCGGCGAGTTGAGCGTCGAGTTCGAACTCGAATGGGACGAGGGCGGGGACGGCCAGGACGACGGATCGGGCGAACTGACGATCGAGTAG